The Dyella caseinilytica genome has a window encoding:
- a CDS encoding ASCH domain-containing protein → MSGRKRLTFWGADENDDSLPRAVMDGLKTVTADTVADYYKPYGEYGDGSYEPGDIIEVYDLKHRLRCIIRATKVYTIEFGKIPEEVWRGEAFSSAEEFRECHIRCLPHLDLHDSFEFVTLHFELVEVIAREVAS, encoded by the coding sequence ATGAGCGGCAGAAAGAGATTGACCTTCTGGGGCGCTGACGAGAACGATGACAGCCTTCCACGCGCCGTCATGGATGGTCTCAAGACTGTCACCGCCGACACGGTCGCGGATTATTACAAACCGTATGGCGAATACGGTGATGGAAGTTATGAGCCTGGCGACATCATTGAAGTCTACGATTTGAAGCATCGGCTTCGCTGCATTATCAGGGCAACCAAGGTCTACACGATCGAATTCGGCAAGATTCCAGAAGAAGTCTGGCGCGGCGAAGCGTTTTCCAGCGCGGAGGAATTCCGTGAGTGCCATATTCGTTGCCTGCCGCATCTGGATTTGCACGACAGCTTCGAGTTTGTGACGCTGCATTTTGAATTGGTCGAGGTCATTGCGCGGGAAGTCGCTAGCTGA
- a CDS encoding energy transducer TonB: MPSASLAVVRRPHPDMVRVAALSAAITLNLVALLFALRPLAPQIAQAIDTVRVEPIHIIEPPPKVPPPPDMVVKPLTKPLPVTPPLHIPLVHVQKEMPPPTITTPTTEPSQNSKPVDATPATIATPPSIAPGVTSLAYRSSPLRFPAQAIRAHMEGTVVLLVLVDENGKPVQVKIEQSSGYGLLDKSAREQVMSGWQFEPAVIDGHAVKAWARVPVSFALQQL; encoded by the coding sequence ATGCCGTCCGCAAGCCTGGCTGTCGTTCGTCGTCCGCACCCGGATATGGTGCGTGTTGCCGCCTTGAGCGCGGCGATCACCCTCAACCTCGTTGCCCTGCTGTTTGCTTTGCGCCCACTGGCGCCGCAGATCGCCCAGGCCATCGACACGGTCCGTGTCGAGCCCATCCATATCATCGAACCGCCGCCGAAAGTGCCACCGCCGCCAGATATGGTGGTCAAACCGCTGACCAAACCCCTACCGGTCACGCCACCGCTGCACATTCCACTCGTCCATGTGCAGAAGGAAATGCCACCACCGACCATCACCACGCCCACCACCGAACCATCGCAGAACAGCAAACCCGTCGATGCAACACCGGCCACTATCGCGACACCACCTTCGATTGCGCCCGGCGTGACATCACTCGCCTATCGTTCGTCGCCGTTGCGCTTTCCGGCACAAGCGATACGCGCGCACATGGAAGGCACCGTGGTGTTGCTCGTGCTGGTGGATGAGAACGGCAAACCCGTCCAGGTGAAGATCGAGCAAAGCAGTGGCTATGGACTGCTGGATAAAAGCGCACGCGAACAAGTGATGTCAGGCTGGCAATTCGAGCCGGCCGTGATAGATGGCCATGCGGTGAAGGCATGGGCGCGCGTGCCGGTGAGTTTTGCGCTGCAGCAGCTGTAA
- a CDS encoding DUF456 domain-containing protein — protein sequence MDAAVYILAIVLILFGLIGAVLPNLPGIPMIFGGIWLAAAVDDYHHISTTWLIILGVLAAFGIAVDFIAASLGAKRVGASSAAIWGASIGTIMGMFLGIPGLILGPFVGALAGELLSSRSVLRSAHVGIGTWLGLLFGALVKLVLSIIMVAVAAGVWLLHR from the coding sequence CTGGATGCTGCCGTCTACATACTCGCCATCGTCCTGATCCTGTTCGGCCTGATCGGCGCGGTACTGCCCAACCTGCCGGGCATACCGATGATCTTCGGCGGCATCTGGCTGGCCGCCGCGGTGGATGATTATCACCACATCAGCACCACTTGGCTGATCATTCTTGGCGTACTGGCAGCGTTCGGCATCGCCGTGGATTTCATCGCGGCGTCGCTGGGCGCCAAACGTGTCGGGGCCAGTTCGGCAGCCATCTGGGGCGCTTCGATAGGCACCATCATGGGCATGTTCTTGGGCATCCCCGGCCTCATCCTGGGCCCCTTCGTCGGCGCGCTAGCCGGCGAGCTGCTCTCCAGCCGCAGCGTGCTGCGCTCGGCGCATGTCGGCATCGGCACCTGGCTGGGCCTGCTGTTCGGCGCACTGGTGAAGCTGGTGCTGTCGATCATCATGGTCGCCGTCGCGGCCGGCGTCTGGCTGCTGCATCGATAG
- a CDS encoding DUF3592 domain-containing protein, which yields METVCQACGYQRKPTDQVPDWECPSCGKAYAKTSHESPSPLVIYTDNPSAESGNRLHGGASYRSKPKETTFNKHGILIGTLFSLFLIFGIPMLADPSSASAILLHSNVEFVALIFIALMALAGVMRRMSAGVNSDDRKSVFAYSATFFGLIFAVFFFGFAISMHNEARTEAKIQRNGLRTMADVIRIYNGGCGRRSCSFFVEYAFTPSAETNGASKPIHGYADLGDRSNDPRITYARTNKQVPIAYEVDHPEVSALNFNDDVFRLDHGERSRDQMALLGGLFVGILVLVLAVVGLGLWLRPGKK from the coding sequence ATGGAAACAGTTTGTCAGGCTTGTGGTTATCAAAGAAAGCCGACTGATCAGGTGCCCGATTGGGAATGCCCATCTTGCGGCAAGGCGTATGCGAAGACCTCGCATGAATCGCCCAGTCCGCTGGTGATCTACACAGATAACCCTTCCGCTGAGTCAGGCAACCGCCTGCACGGGGGGGCTTCGTACCGGAGTAAGCCGAAGGAGACAACTTTTAACAAGCACGGAATACTCATCGGAACTCTTTTTTCGCTCTTTCTTATTTTCGGTATCCCTATGCTGGCTGACCCGTCGTCAGCATCCGCCATTCTTTTGCACAGTAACGTCGAATTTGTAGCACTCATTTTTATCGCGCTGATGGCATTAGCAGGTGTAATGAGGCGCATGAGTGCGGGGGTCAATTCCGATGACCGCAAGTCCGTATTTGCATATAGTGCCACATTCTTCGGGCTCATTTTTGCGGTCTTTTTTTTCGGTTTCGCGATCTCAATGCACAACGAAGCCCGCACTGAGGCCAAGATTCAACGTAATGGCCTGCGGACCATGGCGGACGTCATTCGCATCTATAATGGAGGCTGCGGAAGAAGATCTTGCAGCTTCTTTGTCGAGTACGCGTTTACGCCGTCAGCTGAAACAAACGGCGCATCGAAGCCCATACATGGCTACGCAGATCTCGGCGATCGCTCCAATGACCCCCGTATCACTTACGCGCGTACAAACAAGCAGGTCCCAATCGCCTACGAAGTTGATCATCCTGAAGTGTCGGCACTGAACTTCAATGATGATGTTTTTCGCCTCGATCATGGCGAACGCTCCCGCGACCAAATGGCCTTATTGGGCGGGTTATTTGTGGGGATATTAGTGTTGGTGCTTGCGGTGGTGGGCCTTGGCCTTTGGTTGCGTCCAGGTAAGAAATGA
- a CDS encoding TetR/AcrR family transcriptional regulator produces the protein MARKPLTKPRKYASQERSRATVDALIAATARVLVKEGFDKASTNRIAEKAGVSIGSLYQYFPCKESLVVAVIERHNQELMQVVHATLAEVASQPIEKAVPRLVLAAVEAHRVDPKLHRVLAEQTPRTGKLENIEAYNRDAHALFRAYLEGHRDELRVADLDLATFICVTSIEALTHTAVLHHSEMLTDEAVGRLVDEASRLVLGYLQ, from the coding sequence ATGGCACGTAAACCGCTTACCAAACCCAGGAAATACGCCTCTCAAGAGCGATCGCGTGCGACGGTTGATGCGCTCATTGCTGCAACCGCTCGCGTTTTGGTGAAAGAGGGCTTCGACAAGGCCAGTACCAATCGGATTGCCGAAAAGGCAGGTGTAAGCATCGGCTCGCTTTATCAATACTTTCCTTGCAAAGAATCGCTCGTTGTTGCGGTTATCGAACGTCACAATCAGGAGCTTATGCAGGTCGTGCATGCCACGCTGGCCGAGGTGGCCTCGCAACCGATTGAGAAGGCGGTTCCAAGACTTGTTTTGGCTGCGGTCGAGGCGCATCGCGTCGACCCGAAGCTGCATCGTGTTCTTGCAGAGCAAACACCGCGGACAGGAAAACTTGAGAACATAGAAGCCTACAATCGCGACGCCCATGCTCTATTCAGGGCCTATCTTGAAGGCCATCGCGATGAACTTCGCGTCGCCGACCTGGATTTGGCCACATTTATCTGCGTGACCTCGATAGAGGCGCTGACCCATACGGCCGTTTTGCACCACTCCGAGATGCTTACGGACGAAGCGGTTGGAAGGCTCGTCGATGAAGCCTCACGTCTCGTACTGGGATATTTGCAGTAG
- a CDS encoding cysteine dioxygenase, whose protein sequence is MRTYRHSLKALRDAALAHTLEKNPDLASLSRELGGIIHRDAQALADGLAGLRKRSRGFERWLLGRRGRPGVSVLVMAWPPGYSTPSHDHAGLWGIELSLYGALEVESWSRATTAEPWQLRGRNWLGPGDATWFDADIPYMHRCRNLSRQETALTLHVYGGDLEDYASYEQAESVALWHKQRQRARIAGPLRV, encoded by the coding sequence ATGCGCACATACCGACACAGCCTCAAGGCACTACGCGATGCTGCGCTCGCGCATACGCTGGAAAAGAATCCGGATCTCGCCTCACTGTCTCGCGAACTTGGCGGCATCATTCATCGCGATGCGCAAGCGCTTGCCGATGGATTGGCGGGTCTGCGCAAGCGCAGCCGTGGCTTCGAACGCTGGCTGCTGGGGCGCCGCGGGCGTCCCGGCGTAAGCGTGCTGGTGATGGCGTGGCCACCTGGATACAGCACGCCTTCGCACGATCATGCTGGTTTGTGGGGCATTGAATTGAGTTTGTACGGTGCGCTCGAAGTGGAATCGTGGTCGCGCGCCACGACTGCCGAACCGTGGCAGCTTCGCGGACGCAATTGGCTTGGCCCGGGCGACGCAACGTGGTTCGACGCAGACATTCCGTACATGCATCGCTGCCGTAATCTTTCGCGGCAGGAAACTGCGCTGACCCTGCACGTCTACGGTGGCGATCTCGAAGATTACGCCTCGTATGAGCAGGCCGAATCCGTAGCGCTCTGGCACAAACAACGTCAGCGTGCGCGGATTGCCGGTCCGCTTCGCGTCTGA
- a CDS encoding alpha/beta fold hydrolase codes for MSMGNMSPVQQVQEKARNSQELPSADAEPSWQSRCLNRLLRLLPAKKHLASAVAVQEQVRKLARRPASYKPTGMGRGIEVTLKHVAGWPVYSTASSESPNTGNYVFFLHGGGFINEIVADHWRFIAYLTRHAHVRCVVPIYPLAPQATAKDLVPATGDLLRKLLEDAGPAKVTVIGNSAGAGLGVAAAQWLRDAGYRQPDGLVLISPAVSLSISRTEQIAIAARDPMQDIPGIIELGRLYAGDLDVTHPYVSPLYGDFHGLAPMIVFAGTHDVLYPDSVDLAAKARAAGVPVELHLREGQPHNYAGMPTPEGRQARAIILRAAQGLT; via the coding sequence ATGAGCATGGGCAACATGTCACCCGTACAGCAGGTTCAAGAGAAAGCGAGAAACTCGCAGGAATTGCCATCGGCTGATGCCGAACCAAGTTGGCAGAGCCGTTGCCTCAATCGCCTGTTAAGACTTCTTCCCGCTAAAAAGCACTTGGCATCGGCTGTGGCCGTGCAAGAACAGGTGCGCAAATTAGCGCGACGGCCGGCCTCCTATAAACCAACGGGCATGGGCCGCGGCATCGAGGTGACATTGAAGCATGTGGCGGGATGGCCTGTTTACTCTACGGCGTCATCTGAAAGTCCCAACACCGGCAACTATGTATTTTTCTTGCATGGTGGCGGATTCATTAACGAGATCGTTGCTGACCATTGGCGCTTCATCGCTTATTTGACTCGCCATGCTCACGTCCGTTGCGTCGTTCCCATCTACCCGCTGGCTCCTCAAGCCACTGCAAAGGACCTTGTGCCGGCCACAGGCGATTTGTTGCGGAAACTTTTGGAGGATGCCGGACCCGCAAAAGTCACGGTGATAGGTAATTCGGCGGGCGCAGGCTTAGGAGTGGCAGCAGCGCAATGGTTGCGAGACGCCGGATATCGACAGCCAGATGGACTGGTGTTGATCTCTCCGGCGGTAAGCCTGTCGATAAGCCGTACGGAACAGATCGCGATTGCGGCGCGTGACCCGATGCAGGATATCCCTGGCATCATTGAACTCGGACGTCTCTATGCAGGTGACCTGGATGTCACGCACCCCTATGTCAGTCCGTTGTATGGCGATTTCCACGGGCTGGCGCCGATGATCGTATTCGCCGGCACGCATGATGTTCTCTATCCCGACAGCGTCGATCTGGCCGCAAAGGCGCGCGCGGCGGGTGTGCCGGTCGAGCTTCATCTGCGAGAGGGTCAGCCCCACAACTATGCGGGTATGCCAACGCCAGAAGGCCGACAAGCACGCGCCATCATCCTGCGCGCTGCCCAGGGGCTGACCTAA
- the trhA gene encoding PAQR family membrane homeostasis protein TrhA yields MSASGQVVLPRYGFGDELASSVIHGIGIVLSIVGLAALVVHAASHGTGSDVLASAVYGISLILLYTASTLYHSIRTESARRVLRTLDHIAIFLLIAGTYTPFTLIALRGTWGWSLFGIVWSLALLGTALELGLLKRYRRLAVLLYVAMGWVGIIAFRPLLAHLQTGGMVLLLAGGAAYTLGVPFYLWRKLPYHHSVWHVFVLAGSVLQFLAVFFYVVPNTAL; encoded by the coding sequence ATGTCCGCATCCGGTCAGGTGGTGCTTCCGCGCTACGGCTTCGGCGATGAGCTGGCCAGCAGTGTCATTCACGGCATCGGCATCGTGCTGAGCATCGTAGGGTTGGCGGCGCTCGTCGTGCATGCCGCCAGCCACGGTACGGGCAGCGATGTGCTGGCTAGTGCGGTCTATGGCATCTCGCTGATCTTGCTCTATACAGCATCGACGCTATATCACTCGATCCGCACAGAATCGGCCAGGCGTGTATTGCGCACGTTGGATCACATTGCGATTTTTCTGCTGATTGCGGGCACCTATACGCCATTCACGCTGATTGCCTTGCGTGGTACGTGGGGGTGGAGCCTGTTCGGCATCGTCTGGAGTCTGGCCTTGCTTGGCACTGCACTGGAACTGGGCCTGCTCAAGCGTTATCGCCGTTTGGCGGTGTTGCTGTATGTGGCGATGGGCTGGGTCGGCATCATCGCGTTCCGGCCGCTGCTCGCGCACCTGCAGACTGGCGGGATGGTGTTGCTGCTGGCCGGCGGCGCCGCTTATACCTTGGGCGTGCCGTTCTATCTATGGCGCAAGCTGCCTTATCACCACTCGGTGTGGCATGTCTTTGTGCTGGCTGGAAGCGTGCTGCAATTTTTGGCGGTGTTTTTTTATGTGGTGCCGAACACCGCGCTGTGA
- a CDS encoding FAD/NAD(P)-binding protein, producing the protein MFRRVAIVGGGAAGATLLSELLERPVSQPLHLDWYTGTGTPGRGIAYGTRSERHLLNVRAASMGMFASRPGGFLEYMQRRDPSISGTDFLPRCWYGDYLEAETATALVRAKDKGHDVRIVPHDVDAIVPENDGVTLFQGETTTRVDATVLALGALAPRALPGVDDDALASGRYVTLPWSLLADAKPDTQAHNVVVIGLGLTAVDVIVELSAKWPNAHFTAISRHGVLPEVHQSSASLPFEDGEELVEAMRDAPDIRTWVHLLRDAISHTDDWRRVVDCLRPHTPTLWGLLSHNDRARFLRHARWAWERARHRLPPQVARTIASLEKQGRLQRLRGHMHKVTLTSQGVQMIFAPKGEEAERTLDADLIVQSVGLETDVRRTQHILLQQMMTNGHIRSDPFGLGIDAKPDGRVLHDGTVWPRLFAMGSMLRGTLWESTAMPEIRQQARYLADQLLAD; encoded by the coding sequence ATGTTTCGACGGGTCGCCATTGTTGGCGGCGGCGCCGCAGGGGCTACGTTGCTCAGCGAATTGCTGGAACGCCCTGTATCGCAGCCGCTTCATCTGGACTGGTACACCGGCACTGGCACCCCAGGCCGCGGCATTGCTTACGGCACCCGCTCGGAACGTCATCTGCTGAATGTACGTGCCGCATCGATGGGCATGTTCGCCAGCCGCCCTGGCGGCTTTCTGGAATACATGCAAAGACGCGATCCGAGTATCTCGGGCACCGATTTCCTGCCCCGCTGCTGGTATGGCGATTATCTGGAGGCTGAAACCGCCACCGCACTCGTCCGCGCCAAGGACAAGGGACATGACGTGCGCATCGTGCCGCACGACGTCGATGCCATCGTGCCGGAGAACGACGGTGTCACCCTGTTCCAGGGAGAAACCACCACACGTGTCGATGCCACCGTGCTCGCGCTCGGTGCGCTTGCGCCTCGCGCCTTGCCCGGCGTCGATGACGACGCGCTCGCCAGTGGCCGCTACGTAACCTTGCCATGGTCGTTGCTCGCCGACGCCAAGCCGGATACGCAGGCGCACAACGTGGTGGTGATCGGCCTTGGCCTCACCGCCGTCGATGTGATCGTCGAACTCTCGGCAAAATGGCCCAACGCACACTTCACTGCGATTTCCCGCCACGGCGTGCTGCCGGAAGTGCATCAGTCCAGCGCATCGCTGCCATTTGAGGACGGCGAGGAACTGGTCGAGGCGATGCGTGATGCGCCGGATATCCGCACCTGGGTGCACCTGCTGCGCGACGCCATCTCCCATACCGATGACTGGCGGCGAGTTGTCGACTGCTTGCGTCCGCACACGCCTACGCTATGGGGCCTGCTGTCGCACAACGACCGTGCCCGCTTCCTGCGCCACGCACGTTGGGCGTGGGAGCGCGCGCGTCATCGCCTGCCGCCGCAGGTCGCCAGAACTATTGCATCACTGGAAAAGCAAGGACGCCTGCAACGTCTGCGCGGCCACATGCACAAAGTGACGCTGACCAGCCAAGGCGTGCAGATGATCTTTGCACCCAAGGGCGAAGAGGCCGAACGCACGCTCGATGCCGACCTGATCGTGCAGAGCGTCGGCCTGGAAACCGATGTGCGCCGCACTCAGCATATTCTGTTGCAGCAGATGATGACCAACGGCCACATCCGCTCCGATCCTTTCGGGTTAGGCATCGACGCCAAACCCGACGGACGCGTGCTGCACGACGGCACCGTATGGCCACGACTGTTTGCAATGGGCAGCATGCTGCGCGGCACACTGTGGGAATCCACGGCGATGCCGGAGATCCGTCAACAGGCGCGGTATCTTGCCGATCAGTTGCTGGCTGATTAG
- a CDS encoding DUF885 domain-containing protein codes for MTKRLALAAAIALAAAGSTHAQTTPAPAWIARSNADAQVLLNAQAQFNPENATSLGLPGYDDKVIDLKPNVEARQNAAVGAARAKLQGMLATEKDSNVRQDLQIMIHAADLQIEGTDLTRKYMLPYIDIGQQIFNGEFYLLKDQVDDKHRASALKRLQCYVGQAPGCTPITQQAEALTTSRLSEKNLLGPYKGSVDQQLSNTQQYVDGVRQLFTKYKLDDAQSKAALDAMEAQLKQYDAWVHSTIVPRQRDDFRLPEPLYAFNLKQVGIDIPPEDLIKQAQLEFVEVRSAMQMMTPEVARAEGFQATDYRDVIKALKKQQLGKDDVVPWYHEVIGKIEDIIRSEHLVTLPQREMQMRLASQAETANVPAPHMDPPPLINNHGERGTFVLTMGNPSSNGGNSDTAYDDFTFKAAAWTLTAHEGRPGHELQFSAMVERGVSLARSIFAFNSVNVEGWALYSEAEMLPYEPPAGQFTTLQFRLVRAARAFLDPMLNLGLISKERAHDVLRYDVGLSEAMTREELDRYTFNSPGQATAYFYGYMRLQQLRLQTELALGKDFNHQAFNDFIIGQGLLPPEQLAEAVRTQFIPSQQKH; via the coding sequence ATGACCAAACGTCTCGCCCTCGCCGCGGCGATTGCGCTCGCTGCCGCTGGATCCACCCACGCCCAAACCACCCCCGCGCCGGCCTGGATCGCACGCAGCAATGCCGATGCACAGGTACTGCTCAATGCGCAGGCGCAGTTCAATCCCGAAAACGCGACGTCGTTGGGTCTGCCCGGCTATGACGACAAGGTGATCGACCTCAAGCCGAACGTGGAGGCACGCCAGAACGCTGCTGTCGGCGCAGCCAGAGCCAAGCTGCAAGGCATGCTGGCGACGGAAAAAGATTCTAACGTCCGCCAGGATCTGCAGATCATGATCCATGCTGCCGATCTGCAAATCGAAGGTACCGATCTCACCCGCAAATACATGCTGCCGTATATCGACATCGGCCAGCAGATCTTCAACGGCGAGTTCTACCTGCTCAAGGATCAGGTGGATGACAAGCATCGCGCCTCTGCACTGAAGCGCCTGCAATGCTACGTCGGCCAGGCGCCAGGCTGCACGCCGATCACCCAGCAGGCCGAAGCGCTGACCACCAGCCGCCTGTCGGAGAAAAACCTGCTCGGTCCGTATAAGGGCAGTGTGGATCAACAGCTTTCCAACACGCAGCAATACGTGGATGGCGTCCGCCAGCTGTTCACCAAATACAAGCTGGACGACGCACAGAGCAAGGCTGCGCTGGATGCGATGGAAGCGCAGCTCAAGCAATACGATGCATGGGTGCACAGCACCATCGTGCCGCGCCAGCGCGACGACTTCCGCCTGCCCGAACCGCTGTATGCGTTCAATCTGAAACAGGTCGGCATCGATATTCCGCCCGAAGACCTGATCAAGCAGGCACAACTGGAATTCGTGGAAGTGCGCTCTGCCATGCAGATGATGACCCCGGAAGTCGCCAGGGCGGAAGGGTTCCAGGCCACCGATTACCGCGATGTGATTAAGGCGCTGAAGAAGCAGCAGCTCGGCAAGGACGATGTGGTGCCGTGGTACCACGAAGTCATCGGCAAGATCGAAGACATCATCCGCAGTGAACACCTCGTCACGCTGCCCCAGCGCGAAATGCAGATGCGCCTGGCTTCCCAAGCCGAAACCGCCAACGTGCCGGCCCCACACATGGACCCACCGCCACTGATCAACAATCACGGCGAACGCGGTACGTTCGTGCTGACGATGGGTAACCCATCAAGCAACGGCGGCAACTCGGATACAGCCTACGATGACTTCACCTTCAAGGCCGCGGCATGGACACTCACCGCGCACGAAGGACGCCCGGGTCATGAACTGCAGTTCTCGGCCATGGTGGAACGCGGCGTATCGCTGGCGCGCAGCATCTTCGCGTTCAACAGCGTCAACGTCGAGGGCTGGGCCTTGTACTCGGAAGCGGAAATGCTGCCGTACGAACCGCCCGCTGGCCAGTTCACCACCTTGCAGTTCCGGCTGGTGCGTGCAGCCCGCGCCTTCCTCGACCCGATGCTCAATCTCGGCCTGATCAGCAAGGAACGCGCCCATGACGTGCTGCGTTACGACGTCGGCCTGTCCGAAGCCATGACCCGCGAAGAGCTGGACCGCTACACCTTCAACAGCCCGGGTCAGGCCACCGCGTATTTCTACGGTTATATGCGCCTGCAGCAGCTGCGTTTGCAGACGGAACTCGCGTTAGGCAAAGACTTCAATCACCAGGCTTTCAACGATTTCATCATTGGCCAGGGCCTGCTGCCGCCGGAGCAATTGGCCGAAGCGGTGCGTACGCAGTTCATTCCTTCGCAACAGAAGCACTGA
- a CDS encoding ferredoxin--NADP reductase, producing MVALATEQVIDVHHWNDSLFSFRTTRDPSFRFDSGQFVMIGLEVDGRPLMRAYSIASAAWEEHLEFFSIKVPDGPLTSRLQHLKPGDPLTVSRKPTGTLVLTDLKPGKHLYLLGTGTGLAPFMSIIRDPETYAQYDKIVLAHGVRHINDLAYSDYLQNELPQHEYLGELVREKLIYYPTVTREPFRNRGRITDNIVDGAMANTIGLPQLNPETDRLMLCGSPAMLDDLCALLNARGFQASPRTREPGDYVIERAFVEK from the coding sequence ATGGTGGCTTTGGCGACCGAACAAGTCATTGACGTACATCACTGGAACGACAGCCTTTTCAGCTTCCGCACCACGCGTGACCCGAGCTTCCGCTTTGACAGCGGGCAGTTTGTGATGATCGGCCTGGAAGTGGACGGCCGCCCGCTGATGCGCGCGTATTCGATCGCCAGCGCCGCGTGGGAAGAACATCTGGAGTTCTTCTCGATCAAGGTGCCGGACGGTCCGCTCACCTCGCGTCTACAACACCTCAAGCCCGGTGATCCGCTCACCGTGAGCCGCAAGCCAACCGGCACGTTGGTGCTGACCGACCTCAAGCCCGGCAAGCATTTGTATCTGCTTGGTACCGGTACGGGCCTGGCGCCGTTCATGAGCATCATCCGCGACCCGGAAACCTATGCACAGTACGACAAGATCGTGCTGGCTCACGGCGTGCGTCATATCAACGATCTGGCGTATTCGGACTATCTGCAGAACGAACTGCCGCAGCACGAATACCTCGGCGAACTGGTACGTGAGAAGTTGATCTACTACCCCACCGTCACGCGCGAGCCATTCCGCAACCGCGGTCGCATCACCGACAACATCGTCGATGGCGCCATGGCCAACACCATCGGCCTGCCGCAGCTCAACCCCGAAACCGATCGATTGATGCTGTGCGGCAGCCCCGCCATGCTGGACGACCTGTGCGCACTGCTCAACGCCCGCGGCTTCCAGGCATCGCCACGCACTCGCGAGCCGGGTGACTACGTGATCGAGCGCGCTTTCGTCGAGAAGTAA
- a CDS encoding serine/threonine protein kinase produces MGRPVTHSESILLKADELGRIEIIQRDGVRMIRRDIRAARWWARAFARRAAAREARALAKLDGIDGVPALLGWNGRELLRGYIAGQPMQQAQPRDPAYYREALRLLAQLHRRGIVHNDLAKEPNWLVRSDGRPGLVDFQIAWTRGRRGRLFRLLAREDLRHLLKHKRTYCDHALSQRQQAMLKTPALHSRLWRATGKRLYKLIARRVFGYWDNEGKGRVRD; encoded by the coding sequence ATCGGTAGGCCCGTGACACATAGCGAATCCATCCTGCTCAAGGCCGACGAACTCGGCCGCATCGAGATCATCCAACGCGACGGTGTGCGGATGATCCGGCGCGATATCCGCGCGGCGCGCTGGTGGGCGCGAGCTTTCGCACGCCGCGCCGCTGCACGCGAAGCGCGGGCCCTGGCCAAGCTGGACGGCATCGACGGTGTGCCAGCGTTGCTGGGCTGGAATGGCCGCGAACTGCTGCGCGGCTACATCGCCGGCCAGCCGATGCAGCAAGCGCAACCGCGTGACCCTGCTTATTACCGCGAGGCGTTGCGCCTGCTTGCACAACTGCATCGGCGTGGCATCGTTCACAACGACCTTGCGAAGGAACCGAACTGGCTGGTGCGCAGTGATGGTCGTCCGGGCTTGGTGGATTTTCAGATCGCCTGGACCCGCGGTCGGCGCGGGAGGTTGTTCCGTTTGCTGGCGCGCGAAGACTTGCGCCATCTGCTCAAGCACAAACGCACGTATTGCGATCACGCGCTCAGCCAACGCCAGCAAGCCATGCTCAAAACACCGGCGCTGCATTCGCGTCTGTGGCGTGCGACTGGCAAACGGCTGTACAAGCTGATTGCGCGGCGTGTATTCGGCTATTGGGACAACGAAGGCAAAGGTCGCGTGCGCGACTGA